One stretch of bacterium DNA includes these proteins:
- a CDS encoding 2-phosphosulfolactate phosphatase, translating into MGPSRRNPLEIRHATLADCAEATGALVAIDVLRAFTTAAFAFAAGAERIVLAGEIDEAFRLREALPEALIMGEKNGLRVPGFDFGNSPSELRGLDLSGHTLIQRTSAGTQGLVRAQKAGPLLAAGLCNARATVEYLASHVRGGVTLVATGVLPGEDGDEDIACAELIAASLRGRALELPPLLERVRVSTWGRNFTDAAHPEFPLADLELALQVDRFTFAMPVHREGDQLVMRAERI; encoded by the coding sequence ATGGGGCCTTCCCGGAGGAACCCCTTGGAGATCCGCCACGCCACGCTCGCCGACTGCGCCGAGGCCACCGGCGCGCTGGTTGCCATCGACGTCCTGCGCGCCTTCACGACGGCCGCCTTCGCCTTCGCCGCGGGCGCCGAGCGCATCGTGCTCGCCGGCGAGATCGACGAGGCCTTCCGCCTGCGCGAAGCCCTGCCGGAGGCCCTGATCATGGGCGAGAAGAACGGGCTGCGCGTGCCGGGCTTCGACTTCGGCAACTCGCCGTCGGAGCTGCGCGGCCTCGACCTGTCGGGCCACACGCTGATCCAGCGCACCAGCGCCGGCACGCAGGGGCTGGTCCGCGCGCAGAAGGCGGGGCCGCTGCTCGCCGCCGGCCTCTGCAACGCGCGCGCCACGGTCGAGTACCTGGCCAGCCACGTGCGCGGGGGCGTCACCCTCGTCGCCACGGGCGTGCTGCCGGGCGAGGACGGCGACGAGGACATCGCCTGCGCCGAGCTGATCGCCGCCAGCCTGCGCGGGCGCGCGCTCGAGCTGCCGCCCCTGCTCGAGCGGGTGCGCGTCTCGACCTGGGGCCGCAACTTCACCGATGCCGCCCACCCCGAGTTTCCCCTCGCCGACCTCGAGCTGGCCCTGCAGGTGGACCGCTTCACCTTCGCCATGCCCGTGCACCGCGAGGGCGACCAGCTCGTGATGCGCGCGGAGCGGATCTGA
- a CDS encoding DUF4340 domain-containing protein: MKTRPLFILGAVLLVLIGLKFVQRSSHESKLSQPSFEVLFPAVATGDIGRLVIDGPGAGKIELTRSGMDWRVDTSYGHPAAADKLERLLGGLVGLRGEFRSDRESVLADYALDEKRAVHLIAYDLGGKELGHLLLGERLSGAAGCFAMKAGEKRAYAAGGNLLGDIGVWGENREPSPRGLLDLGVFSVDRQQVNGVALSDGDKTLTLAKTFDAPADTSAAGRAQYRWLAGKKELDRAKTDALLGALASIRATDVLDPAAEHGFAAARRGVELSLADGSTRRLEFGAPITAPEAGIPLRVGGAGNVYLVYDKLPERVFKSREDLLPDRK; encoded by the coding sequence ATGAAGACCCGGCCCCTGTTCATCCTCGGCGCCGTGCTGCTCGTGCTGATCGGTCTCAAGTTCGTCCAGCGCAGCAGCCACGAGTCGAAGCTGTCGCAGCCCAGTTTCGAGGTGCTCTTCCCGGCCGTAGCGACGGGGGACATCGGGCGCCTCGTCATCGACGGCCCGGGCGCGGGCAAGATCGAGCTCACGCGCAGCGGCATGGACTGGCGCGTGGACACGAGCTACGGCCACCCGGCCGCCGCCGACAAGCTGGAGCGGCTGCTCGGCGGGCTGGTCGGGCTGAGGGGCGAGTTCCGCTCCGACCGCGAATCGGTGCTGGCCGACTACGCCCTCGACGAGAAGCGCGCCGTTCACCTCATCGCCTACGATCTCGGCGGCAAGGAGCTGGGTCACCTGCTGCTCGGCGAGCGCCTGAGCGGCGCCGCCGGCTGCTTCGCGATGAAGGCCGGCGAGAAGCGCGCCTACGCGGCAGGCGGCAACTTGCTCGGTGACATCGGGGTCTGGGGCGAGAACCGCGAGCCCTCGCCGCGCGGGCTGCTCGACCTCGGCGTCTTCAGCGTGGACCGCCAGCAGGTGAACGGGGTCGCGCTGAGCGACGGCGACAAGACGCTCACCCTCGCCAAGACTTTCGATGCGCCGGCGGACACCAGCGCCGCCGGGCGCGCGCAGTACCGCTGGCTGGCGGGCAAGAAGGAGCTGGACCGCGCCAAGACGGACGCGCTGCTCGGCGCCCTGGCCAGCATCCGCGCCACGGACGTGCTCGATCCCGCCGCCGAGCACGGCTTCGCGGCCGCGCGGCGCGGCGTCGAGCTGAGCCTGGCCGACGGCAGCACGCGCCGGCTCGAATTCGGAGCGCCCATCACGGCGCCGGAGGCGGGCATCCCGTTGCGGGTGGGGGGCGCGGGGAACGTCTACCTCGTCTACGACAAGCTGCCCGAGCGCGTCTTCAAGAGCCGCGAGGACCTCCTGCCCGACAGGAAGTAG
- a CDS encoding ABC transporter, translating into MKLDFAQALKFDLSGGLTIFRRELAAYFNSPIAYIFIIVFLVLTAGLYMTPFFLQGQADMRGFFGNLPLFLIFFIPAISMRLWAEDKRSGTFELLMTLPLRAADVMLGKYFAALAFYLIALAGTLPIPIMLGLLGNPDGGALFGGYLAALLLGALYLAVGIFVSGLVRDQITAFILGMIACFFLYLVGLDPVAATVDGWIGGLGSFFQGAFGLIGHYESMQRGVVLLADLAYFLTLSTVFLLLNVYWLEGRKHG; encoded by the coding sequence AGCTGGCGGCCTACTTCAACAGCCCGATCGCCTACATCTTCATCATCGTCTTCCTCGTGCTGACGGCCGGGCTCTACATGACGCCCTTCTTCCTGCAGGGCCAGGCCGACATGCGCGGCTTCTTCGGCAACCTGCCGCTCTTCCTGATCTTCTTCATCCCGGCGATCAGCATGCGCCTCTGGGCCGAGGACAAACGCTCGGGCACCTTCGAGCTCCTGATGACCCTGCCCCTGCGCGCCGCCGACGTCATGCTCGGCAAGTACTTCGCGGCGCTCGCCTTCTACCTGATCGCCCTCGCCGGCACGCTGCCGATCCCGATCATGCTCGGCCTCCTCGGCAACCCGGACGGCGGCGCGCTCTTCGGCGGCTACCTGGCGGCGCTCCTGCTCGGCGCGCTCTACCTGGCCGTGGGCATCTTCGTCAGCGGACTGGTGCGCGACCAGATCACGGCCTTCATCCTCGGGATGATCGCCTGCTTCTTCCTCTACCTCGTGGGCCTGGACCCGGTGGCGGCCACGGTGGACGGCTGGATCGGCGGCCTCGGCTCCTTCTTCCAGGGCGCCTTCGGCCTGATCGGCCACTACGAGTCGATGCAGCGGGGCGTGGTGCTGCTCGCCGACCTCGCCTACTTCCTCACGCTCTCGACGGTGTTCCTGCTGCTGAACGTCTACTGGCTGGAGGGGAGGAAGCACGGATGA